In Gossypium arboreum isolate Shixiya-1 chromosome 5, ASM2569848v2, whole genome shotgun sequence, a single genomic region encodes these proteins:
- the LOC108452930 gene encoding uncharacterized membrane protein At1g16860-like: MGSRVQSHQLSNGLIVSGRPEQLKERQPSMPLRAVPYTGGNVKESGELGKIFDIPVLDHSPSSAPPSNPNSNPNSKQQPQLLQPSRFSSSSSQPNSGSMRSGSNSGPIRKSSGTMPLQPTGLITSGPLSSGPSRSGQLGQAGQSGAVSGKAGYGPAVTSLGEGVGFGFRLSKAVVWVVMVVVAMGLLVGAFLMVAIKKMVVLGAVGALVAPMGLGLVWNCIWGRKGLFGFVKMYPDAELRGAVDGQYIKVTGVVTCGSIPLESSYQREPRCVYVSTELYEYKGWGGKSANSKQRCFSWGCKHSEKFVADFYISDFQSGLRALVKAGYGSKVAPMIKPATVLDVTKENRDSFPSLLRWLAERNLSNDDCIMRLKEGCIKEGSTVSVMGVVRRHDNVLMIVPPSEPISTGCQWSRCLLPTYVEGLILTCDDTQNDDVVPV; this comes from the exons ATGGGTTCACGGGTTCAGTCTCACCAGCTAAGCAATGGGCTCATAGTGTCGGGGAGGCCGGAGCAGCTGAAAGAAAGGCAGCCGTCAATGCCGTTACGGGCAGTACCTTATACAGGTGGTAACGTTAAAGAATCCGGAGAGCTGGGCAAAATTTTCGACATCCCAGTGCTTGATCATTCCCCGTCCAGTGCTCCTCCTTCAAATCCCAACTCAAACCCCAACTCCAAGCAGCAGCCACAGCTTTTGCAACCCTCAcgcttttcctcttcttcttctcagCCCAACAGTGGATCCATGCGATCTGGGTCTAACTCGGGCCCGATCCGGAAATCTTCTGGGACTATGCCGCTTCAGCCCACTGGGCTCATCACTTCAGGTCCCCTCAGCTCCGGTCCCAGCAGGTCGGGGCAGCTCGGTCAGGCGGGGCAATCTGGTGCCGTGTCGGGGAAAGCAGGGTATGGGCCAGCAGTGACTAGTCTCGGGGAAGGGGTGGGATTTGGGTTTAGACTGTCGAAGGCGGTGGTTTGGGTGGTGATGGTGGTGGTGGCAATGGGGTTGTTGGTGGGTGCGTTTCTGATGGTAGCCATCAAGAAGATGGTGGTTCTTGGGGCTGTAGGTGCGTTGGTGGCACCCATGGGGTTGGGATTAGTTTGGAACTGTATTTGGGGAAGGAAAGGCTTATTTGGGTTCGTGAAGATGTACCCAGATGCTGAGCTTAGAGGTGCTGTTGATGGCCAATATATTAAAGTTACAGGG GTCGTCACCTGTGGCAGCATTCCATTGGAGTCATCTTACCAGAGGGAGCCAAGATGTGTTTATGTTTCCACAGAGTTGTACGAGTATAAAGGATGGGGTGGGAAATCTGCAAATTCTAAGCAGCGTTGCTTCTCCTGGGGATGTAAACATTCTGAG AAATTTGTTGCTGATTTCTACATATCAGACTTCCAATCTGGATTAAGAGCACTAGTCAAAGCAGGCTATGGATCTAAGGTTGCTCCAATGATCAAACCAGCTACTGTACTTGATGTAACAAAGGAAAACAGAGACTCGTTTCCAAGCCTTTTACGTTGGCTAGCAGAGCGCAATCTCTCTAATGATGATTGTATAATGCGCCTAAAAGAAGG TTGCATAAAAGAAGGGAGCACCGTAAGTGTGATGGGGGTTGTGCGGCGACATGATAACGTGCTCATGATTGTTCCACCGTCAGAACCTATCTCAACAGGGTGTCAATGGAGCAGGTGCCTCCTCCCAACATATGTGGAAGGTCTTATTTTGACATGTGATGATACCCAGAATGATGATGTTGTCCCAGTGTAA